One segment of Fusobacteria bacterium ZRK30 DNA contains the following:
- a CDS encoding CRISPR-associated endonuclease Cas2: MIKLRNDLKKVIKKDYDFISIIKLMGSYNFDEEVIGTKGKDSEDIFL, translated from the coding sequence ATTATTAAACTCAGGAATGATCTAAAGAAAGTCATCAAGAAAGATTATGATTTTATAAGTATTATAAAGCTTATGGGAAGCTATAACTTCGATGAAGAAGTCATAGGGACAAAGGGGAAGGACTCGGAAGATATATTTTTGTAA